A segment of the Coffea arabica cultivar ET-39 chromosome 8c, Coffea Arabica ET-39 HiFi, whole genome shotgun sequence genome:
tatatatacgtttTATGCTATTGACACACACAAATCCGGTCCAAGACCGTTTAATCCAGTTAGATGCTCCTCACAGTTAATGCGAGGACCGGTTGGCTACTGGGCCTAAATGTCCACCAAGTCTCAATTAATGACTTTCTGCCATCAGCGACGCTGACGACCAACTCGTGTGCTAATTTTTGGACTCAATTCCTGTATTGGGTTTGTTTGTTTAGATCCACAATACGTAACAATTATTTCAGAAACATTCTAGACTTTTCTTCCTATGGTTTTTTGATGTTACGTCACATGAGGACTTTTCTCAGTCAATCATTCTAGTCTGCAACTCCATGGAAGCAGCTGAATGGGGGACATCTAATCTTCCTAAATTCTACCAGGAAAATACTATAGTAGTAATTACTACGTAGTAGTAATAACACAAAAGTCAAGAAAACTGCATCCTCCCTCCCTCTCCATGGTTGATTATTGCCATGAGATTCCTCAACTTTCTCCTTATTTCTACGGTTCTAACAATCACCCTCCTCACAACCTCCACTCAGGCGGCCACTTTTGAGATCCAAAACAACTGTGCCTACACGGTTTGGGCTGCTGCCACTCCCGGCGGCGGCCGGAGGCTTACTACTGGCCAAACATGGACTGTCAACGTGGCAGCAACCACCGCAGGTCAAACTGGTCGTATATGGGCTAGAACCAACTGTACCTTCAACTCAAACGGCACCGGCAGCTGTCAAACGGGTGACTGCGGGGGACTTCTTAGGTGCGCAGTCGACGGTGTTCATGCACCCCCAGTTACTCTAGCTGAATACTCGTTGAACGGGTTTAATAACCAAGACTTCCTCGACATCTCCCTTCTTTATGGCTTCAATGTGCCAATGGAGTTCAGTCGTCCATCCATTGGCTGCACCGGCGGCATCAGGTGCGCCGCCGACATAAAAGGACAGTGCCCGCCTAAGCTTAGAGCTCCCGGCGGTTGCAACAATCCTTGTACCGTATTCAATACTGGTGGATACTGTTGCACCTCTAGCCTCACATGTGAACGGACCTACCTCGCCAGATTTTTTAAGGATATGTGCCCAAATGCATTGAGTTACCCAACAGATGACCAGAGTAGTATATATACTTGCCCTGCAGGCGGCACCTATGGGGTAGTCTTTTGCCCTTAGTAGAGCCGAACTACTTAGAGGCACTTGTAAGTCGTTAAGTACCAACACTCTGTAATAGTTCAATCAAGTGTTTATCATCATCAGGAGATTTTAGTGCCCTTCATTCGAATATGGTGTGCTCAAATTAAATGATATAGCACTTTCACTTGCCCTGAAGGAACCAACTATAGGGTTGTCTCTTGCCCTTAGACCAATACCAAAGATCCAAGTAAAAATTCTTGCTACACAGTCAAATATGGTATCGCATGGGTTTGTTTGAACAGAGGATTATTTGAAGTAtcatttaaaataattactgtaacactttttgtaacgtgatatatgtgagataaaaaaatgattaaaaatataaaaaaatagattgaaaatgtatttatgatataagctaaatattatttgaaataattactgtagtattattttttgtaatgtgatatatacaaaataaaaaataattaaaaatataaaaaaatagattaaaaatatatttataatataaattaaatattatttagaataatttgcTATCTAAACACTCCCGTCTATGTTGCAAGCAGCACATCATGTAGTGATGCACAAATACATCTCTAAGATCAAATAGACAGTTGGATTGACTTTTGAGTTTAACGAATGGTACTTATCAATGCGCGTTCATAAATAAATTCTACAGTCCCTTAATACGGGTGAACACATAATTGGTTAATTCgtttagatttcaattttcttGGCATAcctaggcaaaaaaaaaaaaaaaaaaaaagaaattctagCATCCTTGATATGattgttccaaaaaaaaaaaaaaaaaaatccttggcAAGTTAGAAGATTCATTATTGATACTTCtctcattatatatatatatatatatattgatgtaACTTCGTATGATGACTTTTCTAGGTCAATCATTCCAGTCTGTGACCGTGTACATCTATCTCCCTAGTGCTACGCCGACCAGGAAAAGATTGACTAGTATTTAATACTAGTAATAGCAATAAATCAAGAAAACTGGCTCCATGGTTGATTGCTGTGCTGCCATGAGATTCCTCAAATTTCTCCTTACCTCTACGGTTCTAATAATCACCCTCCTCTCAACCTCCACTGAGGCGGCCACTTTTGAGATCCAAAACAATTGTCCCTACACAGTCTGGGCTGCAGCGAAACCTGGCGGTGGTCGAAGGCTAGACCGAGGCCAAACATGGACCATCAACGTGGCAGCCGGCACAGCCGGAGGTCGCGTTTGGGGTAGGACAAACTGCAACTTTGATGGCAGTGGCCACGGCAGCTGTCAGACCGGTGACTGTGGTGGACTTCTTCAATGCACTGCCTACGGTGCACCACCAAATACTCTAGCAGAATACGCACTGAACCAGTTCAATAACCTGGACTTCTTCGACATTTCCCTTGTTGATGGCTTCAATGTGCCGATGGAGTTTAGTCGTCCATCCACTGGATGCACCGGCGGCATCAGGTGCGCCGCCGACATAAATGGGCAGTGCCCAAGTGTGCTTAAAGCTCCAGGAGGCTGCAACGATCCATGCACCGTTTTTAAGACTGATCAGTACTGTTGCAACTCAGGCAGCAATTGTGGCCCGACCAACTATTCCAGATTTTTTAAGGAAAGGTGCCCAGATGCATACAGCTACCCAAAAGATGACCAGACTAGTACATTTACCTGCCCGGCAGGCGGCAGCTATAGGGTAGTCTTCTGCCCTTAGTAGAGCCCAATTATTCATTTAGAGGCACTTCTTGCCTTGTCAAGTTCCAACACACTACTATGATCCAGAGCGTTTTAGGAGTAACACAGGCCTCAATTTTTGTTAAGGAACAAATCATGGTCATTAatcatcttttcattttttttctctttgataCTCGTGGTCATTAATCTTTAGTGAAATGCtagccatatatatatatatgtatgtattctCGCCGGCATTAATTAGTTGGTAGAGGACTTGTTGCTTGACCCCAGGTCAAGTCCACACGTTTTTGTGTATACCACTTAACTTTTACTCCGGATTGAGAAAATCGCAGACGACTTGGCAAAACTCTGTTAAAATGGTCAATTCACTTTGTCCTTTTCTTGGTTTAATACTTCTGAATTGGTCTTCTCCCTCATCTAAGTTCTTGATTCCACCAGTCTAatttcggcatcagaaattgACTTCTCCATTCTTCTTACTAGGCCGCCTTCCATCAATACTAACAATTTCCTAATTTTCCTACTCCTTGGGAGTATGTACCTTTCACCGTCAGCAACAATTCAAAAATCCTCGTCTTTGGGTCCATTCGTGCAGGCACTTCAATGGGATTTGCACTAAAACAATCTTTTAATACGACTAAACCCTTATCTTTTTCCCTGATTTCGCCAACCTTGGAATTCCACAAGACAACATcattatagttttttttttttttttttttttggggttgtttgtaGGGGGCTGTATGCAGCACCCccacccaccccccccccccccctttttttcttaGGCAATGCATCATTCCTTTATGTTTGTCAGTTTATGAAGACCTAAGAAAGTTGAACAATCCGTTGATTCAATCATTAGCACATTGCACGCTATGTGAACATAATCATGGCAACACCTTGATATGGTGACACAATTAActaaatatatgaaaaaaaaaatgaactatATTTTCCTCCTATCTCTTCtcctgaaaaagaaaataaaaaacagaaatATTGATGTGATATAAAGGAAGGTATTTGACAAACGAACCGACCTCCAATGAATGGTAATACATACGAGACTCTTATCAGTTCAAATCTCTCAATTAAATGTTTATGCGACCGGCTATCCTATCGTGTGGAAACGTGAAAATCTCCCCTTCCATTTTAAAAGTAATCGCTACCTGAATTTGCGCCACTGGTGTCGTGCTAAATGACTACTACTTAACCACGTTTTCGGTTTATTCCCGCATCTAATCAAACTCAACCCGGTTCAATACTGTTCAAAACCGGTCTTTACCATTCCAACGTATAAAATAGCCGAAAGAATGTCTCCGGTCCTGGCGTCTTTGTCCAAAAATCCTCCGCAAGAAAATCTGCTGATCTTTTCTGagtcttttccattttttctccaaatttgttttatttgatttggGTGAAAAATGCCACGAGGAACTCTTGAAGTCCTCCTTGTTAATGCTAAGGGCCTCGAGGACACTGATTTTCTCAGTAAGTAAATTAGTCGTGTGATCAAAATTGCTGATCAGGCCGTCATTGGTATCCCAgttactttttttccttttcttcttttggatcttttttgttttgtttgtgatGAATATATACTCCTTTTATCTGAAAAAAATGATGTGGGGGGGTTTTTTTTCTGATGGCTGAAAATTCGGAGAAAAAGGGTAAAAGAAGCACTTTGCCTAAGAAATGGatcgcttttttttttccccatttttttGACTAGTTAATGTTGTCTTTGAGTAATTCTTCTTGGACATTGAGCAGATAATATGGATCCCTATGTGATCATCACCTGTCGTAGTCAGGAGCAGAAAAGCAGTGTTGCATCAGGTGAAGTCAACTtgtcaattctttttttttttttaatcttttgggAACTTGATCAGAAATATTTATATGGGATTTCAGCATTTTGGGCATTGTTTGATCGTCAGTAACTTTGTCTTCTTTAAATAAAAGTTTGTCCTAACAAATTAGTAAACTTTACAGGGCAGGGATCTCAACCAGAATGGAACGAGACTTTCCAATTTACCATTTCTGACAGTGTCCCGGAATTGGTAATCAAGATATTGGATAGTGATGCTGGTTCGGGGGATGATTTTGTGGGAGAGGCAAAGTATGTAGTagcttccttttccttttgtcaATTTTATCAATCCCTCAGATCTAAACAAGATGATATGTTTTTTGGCGTTTGCGGTTGGTCTTACTTGGTCCTGATTAGCTTTTACCGAATCACAAAACAGAGCATGGTAATTTAAGAATCAGAAGTTCTCTTCTGAATTTCACTCAAGATGgtaagtgttccttgtttgcgaAGGTTTAGTGCTTTTGATCCTTAGGATGCGATAAGCAATGATATGCGGTTTGAGCAGTAATGCCAACTATAAAGTTCTTATTTTTAGTCAACTGAAGAATGGCTCAGATTTTGCATGTGTTGATCTCATATAATTGCCTATCAGAATTCCTCTTGAGCCAGCATTTATTGAAGGAGCCATCCCAACAACAACATACAATGTGGTTAAAGATGAGGAATTTAAAGGAGAAATTCGAGTTGGCCTCACCTTCACTCCTGAGGTAAGTTAACACGTTCAACACATTGCCGTTTAGACTTGCTGAACAAAGAAATGCTTTTAGAAATGTTTCGATAACCTTCCAATGGAAACATAAGAAAACAAGCTAGACAAAGGACACATATTGGATGGGTAATGCAGGAATATATTTGATTTTCTGGTGTTATTTTTCCACAGGAAGGGTATGAGCGTGATTCTTCTGCACAAGAGGAGAGCTATGGTGGATGGAAAGAATCCTCGTATTGAGGCTGAGCGGGGCTGTGGTTGGAGTTCATTACTCTAACAGTTTCGTGAAGTTGCATGAAGATAAACCTTTGTATTGGCTGATTGTGTTTGTATCGTTTGTCAATGAGTGATCATGGAGGGCTCATTATTTTCATCAGCAAAAATGTAATTTATTGGTGGTTTTGGATGATATGGTATTTTCCAAGTTAAGCATGCACCTTGTATGTACGGTGTACATCCATAGGAAGAACCCAGGGAGACATTGAGCTATTTAAAACCATGCAACCTGTCAAACATACACAAGTTCTAGGAACACAATACTATGGGGACAGTTTCAAATAGTAAGATTCATACATTCAGCTCCTGATTGTCAGACTACAGAATTGTTTTCCAAGAatctttctttaaaaaaaaaaaaagtccctgAGCAAAAATATTTGCTCGAAGGTACCACGGCATATATGAGGTGTCCGTGAACTAACTAAGAACAGCCATCGGTACCTTGCAGAGATGAGCTTATAGCGCTCAGACAATTGAAACCCATGATTGCTACCCCGTTTTATTAAGGTGGCAAATCATGACCACCTGCCACTCTTTCGTATATTGATGTCCGCAACAGGCAGCACATACACAATGTACTAGTATCAACCAGAAAAGACTCAGAAGAAATGTggattcaattttgaattttcacaCCCTTTTACCTTAAAAGGTAATCAGCTGTATCAACTATTACAATGCCTGATACATCTAAGCTAATTGCCTATGAGAGCACTGAGGATTAATAATACGGTACAAAAGATTGAAAACTTGAAGACACAATgtaataactcaaaaatttgttttttcagTCATTTGCGTTTATCGTAGGGCAGAGTATCGTTACCCAAAAGAAAGCAGCAGAATTCAAGAATTAACCTTGGTCTCATAGTCCTTACTCCTGGCCTCCAAGCTGGGTTGTTGAGAACCAAAACTGCTGCAACTTggtaaatttatgtttccaggTGGGGTAATTAATTTGGGTTGCACCTGCTCCACGGCTGCATTTTGCTGGACAGAGTCAAAATGAGAAGGCACATCATTCTGGAACAAGGCGGGTTTATCAATCTCAGAGAGTCCAAAACTAGCATTCCCCTCAGTAAAAGATGTCTCAATTTGTTGTTGGAAGCAGCCCGGAAATGCTAGAGTATCCTCCAATGGTATTTCACCTGTTAGGGTCTTGAAAGCAAATTCATAGCATGGATCAGAAAAAGAGTCTCCAAAAGGGTACCAGAACTGCGAATCTTGTGATCTttggttttcttcctcttgTGCCTCGTTTACCTGGCCCACTACTTGCTCTTGTACAGCCTGTTCCTGCAAGGGGTTTTCAATGTTGTTTTGCATCTCTGTTTCTAGCAAAGCTACTTTACAAGATGTGAGATCTGCAATGATCTCTCTCTGTAGTTGGGTATCAATATGCTGTTGCCCTCCATTAGCTTCAGAATTCTGAGTCAAGCTTGATGATACATATGTTTCTGTTTGACCAGAGCTGCTGTTGTTtgtttctgtttgaccaggcTTTCTAACAGCAGCTCGAAGAGCTCGCTCACTTAAACCCATGTTGGGCAGTATCTCAGGTTCTTGTCCTGATAGCCTTTTTGAGGACCGAGGAGGCATGCtcagagcttttcttttcttagatttTTTGGGTTGAATCTGTGTCCCTGTGTCTAAATACTCCTGTGGATGTTTCTGCTCATGCAAGAGAGCAGTTGCAATACTGGATACAGCTCCATTAACATCAACCTCCTGATCTAGGTTAGAACCTTCAACTATTGGATGAGAGCTACCTGCTGATCTATCGCAATTATTTAGCTCTGAGCATATTTGAAGGACAACTGCATCAACTGTCGACGTAGTGATGTTAGTATCAGCATATCTATCATTACTTGGAGTTTCCCTTGAACTCTCAATCTCTGGCTTCTTCTGTTCATGTGAGACAGCCGTTGTAATACTGGAAACAGCTCCAATGTCATGAACAGCTTTCATTTCTAGTTTAGAGCATTCAGATTTTGGCTGAGGGTTTTCCCATGCTCTATCACACTTAATTTCTTTAGAGCATAACTGAATTTCTTGAACTGCAtcaacttttgaagttgagatCTTGGCATCAGTAGATTTATTTTCAGCATTAGTTTCCTGTGATCTCTCAGCTTCTGGAGCTGCTGCAATGCTTCTAAGAAAGCTTCCATCATCTGCACCATGGTAAGTCCTTTATTTGAAGCAGGAGGTATTATACTGGACACTTGACAAGCCATTTAAGATGATTCAATTTTAAACAACAGAATTTTCTTACTCTCTGCCTTCTGACCACCAAAAAGTTGTCCTCCACCTAGTGCTTGTCCCAGTTTCTTCCCATCAGGTTGAGCCTAACAAGAGTCAACAGGTAATGTACAGCTATTAGGACCTCCACTTTAGCATATGCTGCTTTCATAATATAGAAACGCAACACATGCTCTGTTAAAGGgcatataaaagaaaaacatgACAAACAATAAGGATACCAAGTGCTTTAGTGAAAATCAAAAGAGAACAACCACAAACAAAAATGTGCTTGTAAACTAGTTCTAGAAGTTTGCCTACAGTTTCAATTTGCTTCTTGTAATTTCCACCTAAGTTTTGCAGAGTTTCCTCACCCTAGATATTGTTTTTCTAGTCttcatcaaaaaaatttttttttaatgtttttctgACAGTTTGCCTGCTGAAAAAAACACTCCCTACTtcaaacagaattttccttacAACAGTGTGCTTCTTGTTGATAGTTTCACTCTCCTCAATATAAATGAAAGATTAAGAAGAAAGATCAAGCTTACTTTTCTCACTTTTAGGGCAGAAATGTGGCAGATAGTGCAAATCATGTGATTAGAATACATCAATGCCAATTGTCTCCTAATCAAGTGAATAGCACTTTGGAATGGTTGTTCATAGAAAGTGCCAAGGACACTCAAGGTTTTCCAACTCCAATCCACCACTGGTTATTGGGTAAATGgagaaaaatagaaacaaaaggaaacaaaaacacATTATTAATCATGGCATTTAGGCATGGTGTACACTTACAAAGACTTCGTGCTCAACCAGTTTCAGGTCATTTCTGTCCCTTTTCTTTGGTGTGATTGCACAGCGACTAATGTCTCCAAACTCCAGATAGCGCAAAGCATCCTTTTTTGAGCGAAACTCGTATCCACTCACGGGGTCTATATAGTACTGCAAAAGAATGCGAAAAAGAAATCCATAATTCAAGCACTATCCGGAATTCAAAGCCAATCCTCATTACTGCATTGTGTGCTGAATATAGAggagaataaataaaatattgtaACAGCCACTCTCATTCATCAGACAGTTATTCTCACAAGTGCAAACAAATAGATGCAAAAATATACACCCAGCACAGGTGCGCacgtgtgagagagagagagttgtaCAAAACCACAACCATTGAAGAGAAGAAATCAAATTACCGGGTCCTTTCTCGTGCCTTGTTTTCTGGctctaatttcttttatccatcCAGGCGGAAGCTCATCCAGGACCTTGCTCTCATCCACAGCCTAGGTATCACCCTTCAGACGTCAAAACTTTAATTACATTTAAAAGCAATAGCATCTATTAGAGGTAGACAGGGTCATTACTGAATGTACAATTTCCAAAAAGGGCTTGTCCATTctgttctcttccttttcagaTACGTGACTTTTGCTCTTCGTGGATTCACAATGTTGAGGTGCATCTTGCTTGAAAGAGTTGTCCCCGCTAACTTCCTGAACACAAATCTTCATAAGAGAATAAAGTGATTTCCCGcaaattttcaataatttttgTATTACAGGGCATAAAGAGCAACTAGATTGATTAGAAGTACACAGGCAAATTACATCATAAACAATCTCCAAAGAAGGCTTGCCAATGCCAATCCCTTCCTTTCCAGATATGTGACCCTTGCCTGTCGTGAATTTACTTTGTTTAGGTGAATCCTGCTTCGAAGAGTTGTCCCCAATGATTTCCTGAAAGGCATATTCTCGTGAGAGACGGACTATATGACTTCTTAAAACTTGGTATAAACTTTTTCATCATTGTAGGGCATTAAAGAGTAAAATCTTTTTGAAGTACAATGGGTACATTACACAACAAACATTCTCAACAAAGGGCTTGCCCATGCCATTGTCGTCCTTTCCAGAGATAAAGCTCTTGCTCATGGATTCACAATGTT
Coding sequences within it:
- the LOC113707161 gene encoding uncharacterized protein isoform X4, which gives rise to MVHGKSPDELPPGWKEHVKVSNGRKIKYYTDDVTGLKFYSKKRVINFVQTKDACQGTPHSVSDHDLKSSCSKTEASPSQVVVEKNSSLEWLPQGWIIESRYRKSGATAGSVYKTYVDPLTGSKFYSKPQVMQYLESVNFNASPEKQQKEVRGDSSSKQDAPQHCESMSKSFISGKDDNGMGKPFVENVCCEIIGDNSSKQDSPKQSKFTTGKGHISGKEGIGIGKPSLEIVYDEVSGDNSFKQDAPQHCESTKSKSHVSEKEENRMDKPFLEIVHSAVDESKVLDELPPGWIKEIRARKQGTRKDPYYIDPVSGYEFRSKKDALRYLEFGDISRCAITPKKRDRNDLKLVEHEVFAQPDGKKLGQALGGGQLFGGQKAENDGSFLRSIAAAPEAERSQETNAENKSTDAKISTSKVDAVQEIQLCSKEIKCDRAWENPQPKSECSKLEMKAVHDIGAVSSITTAVSHEQKKPEIESSRETPSNDRYADTNITTSTVDAVVLQICSELNNCDRSAGSSHPIVEGSNLDQEVDVNGAVSSIATALLHEQKHPQEYLDTGTQIQPKKSKKRKALSMPPRSSKRLSGQEPEILPNMGLSERALRAAVRKPGQTETNNSSSGQTETYVSSSLTQNSEANGGQQHIDTQLQREIIADLTSCKVALLETEMQNNIENPLQEQAVQEQVVGQVNEAQEEENQRSQDSQFWYPFGDSFSDPCYEFAFKTLTGEIPLEDTLAFPGCFQQQIETSFTEGNASFGLSEIDKPALFQNDVPSHFDSVQQNAAVEQVQPKLITPPGNINLPSCSSFGSQQPSLEARSKDYETKVNS
- the LOC113707161 gene encoding uncharacterized protein isoform X8, with amino-acid sequence MYYTDDVTGLKFYSKKRVINFVQTKDACQGTPHSVSDHDLKSSCSKTEASPSQVVVEKNSSLEWLPQGWIIESRYRKSGATAGSVYKTYVDPLTGSKFYSKPQVMQYLESVNFNASPEKQQKEVRGDSSSKQDAPQHCESMSKSFISGKDDNGMGKPFVENVCCEIIGDNSSKQDSPKQSKFTTGKGHISGKEGIGIGKPSLEIVYDICVQEVSGDNSFKQDAPQHCESTKSKSHVSEKEENRMDKPFLEIVHSAVDESKVLDELPPGWIKEIRARKQGTRKDPYYIDPVSGYEFRSKKDALRYLEFGDISRCAITPKKRDRNDLKLVEHEVFAQPDGKKLGQALGGGQLFGGQKAENDGSFLRSIAAAPEAERSQETNAENKSTDAKISTSKVDAVQEIQLCSKEIKCDRAWENPQPKSECSKLEMKAVHDIGAVSSITTAVSHEQKKPEIESSRETPSNDRYADTNITTSTVDAVVLQICSELNNCDRSAGSSHPIVEGSNLDQEVDVNGAVSSIATALLHEQKHPQEYLDTGTQIQPKKSKKRKALSMPPRSSKRLSGQEPEILPNMGLSERALRAAVRKPGQTETNNSSSGQTETYVSSSLTQNSEANGGQQHIDTQLQREIIADLTSCKVALLETEMQNNIENPLQEQAVQEQVVGQVNEAQEEENQRSQDSQFWYPFGDSFSDPCYEFAFKTLTGEIPLEDTLAFPGCFQQQIETSFTEGNASFGLSEIDKPALFQNDVPSHFDSVQQNAAVEQVQPKLITPPGNINLPSCSSFGSQQPSLEARSKDYETKVNS
- the LOC113707161 gene encoding uncharacterized protein isoform X3; the encoded protein is MVHGKSPDELPPGWKEHVKVSNGRKIKYYTDDVTGLKFYSKKRVINFVQTKDACQGTPHSVSDHDLKSSCSKTEASPSQVVVEKNSSLEWLPQGWIIESRYRKSGATAGSVYKTYVDPLTGSKFYSKPQVMQYLESVNFNASPEKQQKEVRGDSSSKQDAPQHCESMSKSFISGKDDNGMGKPFVENEIIGDNSSKQDSPKQSKFTTGKGHISGKEGIGIGKPSLEIVYDICVQEVSGDNSFKQDAPQHCESTKSKSHVSEKEENRMDKPFLEIVHSAVDESKVLDELPPGWIKEIRARKQGTRKDPYYIDPVSGYEFRSKKDALRYLEFGDISRCAITPKKRDRNDLKLVEHEVFAQPDGKKLGQALGGGQLFGGQKAENDGSFLRSIAAAPEAERSQETNAENKSTDAKISTSKVDAVQEIQLCSKEIKCDRAWENPQPKSECSKLEMKAVHDIGAVSSITTAVSHEQKKPEIESSRETPSNDRYADTNITTSTVDAVVLQICSELNNCDRSAGSSHPIVEGSNLDQEVDVNGAVSSIATALLHEQKHPQEYLDTGTQIQPKKSKKRKALSMPPRSSKRLSGQEPEILPNMGLSERALRAAVRKPGQTETNNSSSGQTETYVSSSLTQNSEANGGQQHIDTQLQREIIADLTSCKVALLETEMQNNIENPLQEQAVQEQVVGQVNEAQEEENQRSQDSQFWYPFGDSFSDPCYEFAFKTLTGEIPLEDTLAFPGCFQQQIETSFTEGNASFGLSEIDKPALFQNDVPSHFDSVQQNAAVEQVQPKLITPPGNINLPSCSSFGSQQPSLEARSKDYETKVNS
- the LOC113707161 gene encoding uncharacterized protein isoform X7 → MVHGKSPDELPPGWKEHVKVSNGRKIKTKDACQGTPHSVSDHDLKSSCSKTEASPSQVVVEKNSSLEWLPQGWIIESRYRKSGATAGSVYKTYVDPLTGSKFYSKPQVMQYLESVNFNASPEKQQKEVRGDSSSKQDAPQHCESMSKSFISGKDDNGMGKPFVENVCCEIIGDNSSKQDSPKQSKFTTGKGHISGKEGIGIGKPSLEIVYDICVQEVSGDNSFKQDAPQHCESTKSKSHVSEKEENRMDKPFLEIVHSAVDESKVLDELPPGWIKEIRARKQGTRKDPYYIDPVSGYEFRSKKDALRYLEFGDISRCAITPKKRDRNDLKLVEHEVFAQPDGKKLGQALGGGQLFGGQKAENDGSFLRSIAAAPEAERSQETNAENKSTDAKISTSKVDAVQEIQLCSKEIKCDRAWENPQPKSECSKLEMKAVHDIGAVSSITTAVSHEQKKPEIESSRETPSNDRYADTNITTSTVDAVVLQICSELNNCDRSAGSSHPIVEGSNLDQEVDVNGAVSSIATALLHEQKHPQEYLDTGTQIQPKKSKKRKALSMPPRSSKRLSGQEPEILPNMGLSERALRAAVRKPGQTETNNSSSGQTETYVSSSLTQNSEANGGQQHIDTQLQREIIADLTSCKVALLETEMQNNIENPLQEQAVQEQVVGQVNEAQEEENQRSQDSQFWYPFGDSFSDPCYEFAFKTLTGEIPLEDTLAFPGCFQQQIETSFTEGNASFGLSEIDKPALFQNDVPSHFDSVQQNAAVEQVQPKLITPPGNINLPSCSSFGSQQPSLEARSKDYETKVNS
- the LOC113707161 gene encoding uncharacterized protein isoform X2, whose amino-acid sequence is MVHGKSPDELPPGWKEHVKVSNGRKIKYYTDDVTGLKFYSKKRVINFVQTKDACQGTPHSVSDHDLKSSCSKTEASPSQVVVEKNSSLEWLPQGWIIESRYRKSGATAGSVYKTYVDPLTGSKFYSKPQVMQYLESVNFNASPEKQQKEVRGDSSSKQDAPQHCESMSKSFISGKDDNGMGKPFVENVCCEIIGDNSSKQDSPKQSKFTTGKGHISGKEGIGIGKPSLEIVYDICVQEVSGDNSFKQDAPQHCESTKSKSHVSEKEENRMDKPFLEIAVDESKVLDELPPGWIKEIRARKQGTRKDPYYIDPVSGYEFRSKKDALRYLEFGDISRCAITPKKRDRNDLKLVEHEVFAQPDGKKLGQALGGGQLFGGQKAENDGSFLRSIAAAPEAERSQETNAENKSTDAKISTSKVDAVQEIQLCSKEIKCDRAWENPQPKSECSKLEMKAVHDIGAVSSITTAVSHEQKKPEIESSRETPSNDRYADTNITTSTVDAVVLQICSELNNCDRSAGSSHPIVEGSNLDQEVDVNGAVSSIATALLHEQKHPQEYLDTGTQIQPKKSKKRKALSMPPRSSKRLSGQEPEILPNMGLSERALRAAVRKPGQTETNNSSSGQTETYVSSSLTQNSEANGGQQHIDTQLQREIIADLTSCKVALLETEMQNNIENPLQEQAVQEQVVGQVNEAQEEENQRSQDSQFWYPFGDSFSDPCYEFAFKTLTGEIPLEDTLAFPGCFQQQIETSFTEGNASFGLSEIDKPALFQNDVPSHFDSVQQNAAVEQVQPKLITPPGNINLPSCSSFGSQQPSLEARSKDYETKVNS
- the LOC113707161 gene encoding uncharacterized protein isoform X5, giving the protein MVHGKSPDELPPGWKEHVKVSNGRKIKYYTDDVTGLKFYSKKRVINFVQTKDACQGTPHSVSDHDLKSSCSKTEASPSQVVVEKNSSLEWLPQGWIIESRYRKSGATAGSVYKTYVDPLTGSKFYSKPQVMQYLESVNFNASPEKQQKEVRGDSSSKQDAPQHCESMSKSFISGKDDNGMGKPFVENVCCEIIGDNSSKQDSPKQSKFTTGKGHISGKEGIGIGKPSLEIVYDEVSGDNSFKQDAPQHCESTKSKSHVSEKEENRMDKPFLEIAVDESKVLDELPPGWIKEIRARKQGTRKDPYYIDPVSGYEFRSKKDALRYLEFGDISRCAITPKKRDRNDLKLVEHEVFAQPDGKKLGQALGGGQLFGGQKAENDGSFLRSIAAAPEAERSQETNAENKSTDAKISTSKVDAVQEIQLCSKEIKCDRAWENPQPKSECSKLEMKAVHDIGAVSSITTAVSHEQKKPEIESSRETPSNDRYADTNITTSTVDAVVLQICSELNNCDRSAGSSHPIVEGSNLDQEVDVNGAVSSIATALLHEQKHPQEYLDTGTQIQPKKSKKRKALSMPPRSSKRLSGQEPEILPNMGLSERALRAAVRKPGQTETNNSSSGQTETYVSSSLTQNSEANGGQQHIDTQLQREIIADLTSCKVALLETEMQNNIENPLQEQAVQEQVVGQVNEAQEEENQRSQDSQFWYPFGDSFSDPCYEFAFKTLTGEIPLEDTLAFPGCFQQQIETSFTEGNASFGLSEIDKPALFQNDVPSHFDSVQQNAAVEQVQPKLITPPGNINLPSCSSFGSQQPSLEARSKDYETKVNS